The Arthrobacter sp. OAP107 DNA segment TCCGGAACGGGGAGGACGTCCTCAGGCTGCGCAAGGAAGTCCGCGCCACTGAGGCGGGGCTTATCCGGATCATGGGAACAAAGGAAGAGCTTGCCGCCCTGAACCAGGAGGTTGGCGCATGATGGAGCTGGTCCTCACCGTTACGGCCGTGGCGTTGGCCCTCGCTGCCGCGGGCGCGATCATCCGCATCGCGCGCGGCCCGTCGCTGCTGGACCGGGTCCTCGCGGCGGACGTATTGCTGGCCATTCTCGGTGCGGCGCTGTGCATCGACATGGCCGTGAACCGGCACCTGAATAACCTGATGCTGGTGGTGGCCATCTCCGTCATCGGGTTCATCGGCTCGGTGACGGTGGCCCGCTTCGTGGCCGACAGGCGGGGGCAGCCCAATGAGTCCTGAACCGAATGCCGTGGATGCCGTGATCGATGCTGTGTCGGCTGTGTTCATGGTGCTGGGCGCACTGATGTCGCTCGCCGCCGCCATCGGCCTGCTCCGCTTCCCGGACCTGATGAGCCGCATGCACGCCGCCACCAAGCCGCAGGTGCTCGGCCTGTTCCTGCTGCTGGCTGCGGTGGGGCTGCAGCTGCGCACCTGGTGGGTGTGGCCGGTGCTGGCCGTGGCCTGGATCTTCCAGCTGCTCACCGTGCCGGTCTCGGCCCACATGGTCGGCCGCGCCGGCTACCGCACCAAGCACCTCCACAAGGAACTGCTCAGCACCGACGAGCTGGAGGCCGTGGTGGTGAAGGCAGCCAAGGCGGCCCGCGAAGAGGAAGAGGACGACGGCGGCAACCACCCGTCCTCGTAAGCGATTGAAAGTCGATAGGAAACCAGCGATACTCGATCTATGCACAAGACAAACCTGGCGGTAACCGCGCTCCGGATCCTGCTGGTCATGGCCTTCGCCCTGCTGCTGGTGTTCCAGACCCTGTCCTTGCCCGGGCAGTTTGCCCACATGGCGCAGGAGAATCCCGCCGATGCGCCTCTGCAGTGGCCGCTGACCGTCTTCGCCGTGGTGGAGGTGGCCTGCGTGCAGGTGGTGATCGTGAGCACCTGGAAACTCCTCACCATGGTCAAACGGGACCGCATCTTCAGCAAGGCAGCCCTGGCCTGGGTGGACGCGATCGTATGGGCGGTGCTCACTGCCTGGGTCCTGCTCGCCGGCCTCTTCCTCTTCATCGTGCTGAACGCCGACGATCCCGGAGTGCCGATGATGCTGATGCTGATGCTGGTCGGGGGCGCCGTCATCGGACTGCTCATGGTGGTGATGCGCGCTCTGCTGCGGCAGGCCACGGCACTGCGGACCGACATGGAAGCCGTGATCTGATGCCCATCGTGGTGCGCATCGACGTCGAACTGGCCAAACGCAAGATGAGCGTGGGGGAGTTCGCGGACCGGATTGGCCTGACGCCGGCCAACGTTGCCGTGCTGAAGAACGGGCGGGCCAAGGCCGTGCGCTTCAGCACGCTGGAGGCGATGTGCAAAGTGCTCGGCTGCCAGCCCGGCGACCTGCTCGAGTGGGTCGAGGACTGACTAAAAGGGGACTGACTAAAAAGGGGCGGGCTTAAAGGGCCGGGGCCCCGTCTGCTGAACAGACAGGACCCCGGTACTGGCTTGATGGCTGGATCTAGCGGGTCGCCACTACCCCGGTGGCGGTGCCGCCGCGGCTGGACTGGACCAGGACGCTGGTGATCTGCCGGTTCGGTCCCGGTTTGGCCCGGTAGGACCAGGCGCCGAGGGTGTCCACCTGGGCGGTGCCGATCTTGGAGACCGCCCGGCCGGGTGTGGTGTCGTAGATGACCACGGTGGTGGCCGGGGTCAGGACGGCGGTGTTGCCGGCCAGCGCTGAGGTGCCCGTGATCCGGAGCTCGGTGCCGAGCCGGTGCCGAGAGCCGGCGACGGTGACGGTGTCCGTCTGGACCGTCAGGTTCACGGTCGCGGGAGCACTGCCGATGCCGTTGGCGTCCGTGACGATCAGCTGGAGCTGGATGGGATCGTTGGACTTGGCGGTCAACGGTGCCGTGTCCGCGGTTTTGGCGTAGAACGGGACGGTGATGGTGGGTTTGGCGGCCGTGTCGCTGGAGAAGCTGACGGCGGGTCCGCTGACCTGGAGCCACTTGTAGCTGGCGGCGCCGGTGGAGGCACTGCCGTCCAGCTGGACGGTTCCGCCGCGGGTGATGGAGGTCGACGCGGCGGTGGCTACCGCCGTCGCCGGCTGCGTTGCGCCGGGGACGGAGCCGCTGCCGGTGTCGACGACGGGGCCTGGATCCGGGGCCGGAGTGACGGCGGGCAGGCCCGTCGCGGACGCCGCGCCGCCGGAGACTGTCACGGGCAGTGAAGCGGTACCGCCGTCCCCGGTTTTCACGGTGACGCTGGCCGGGGGAGCCTTGACAGCGAAGGTCTTTTCGGCCGGCGTTCCCGCGGTGGCCGGTGCCTCAAGGGTTCCCAGGCCGGTGACGGTCAGCGGGTAGCCGACGGTGGAAATGGCGCCGACGGTCAGGTTGGTTCCGTCGTAGAGGGCCTTGGTGACCATGACGCCGCTGGGTTTGGTGACGTTGATCTGGCTGCTGCTGGCGGGCTTGTCGCCGATGTTGGTGATCTTCACGGTGGAGGGGGCGGTTCCGGTGAACTGGACACGGGCGTAGTACCGGCCAGTGTCGGGATCGCTGAGCATGGGGGTGGTCTCGAAAACGCCGGCCTGGCCGTCCACCTGGAGCTGGGCGCCGTTGCCGCTGCTGGCGAACACGTCGATCATGTTGCCGTTCACGACGGCGCTGTCGCCGTTGACGCCCTGGTTGGTGGAGATCTTGCCCTGGACGGTGAACTGGTCCGTTTCCAGGGACAGACCGCCGCCGTTAACGGAGAATTTGTTGTAGCCGAACGGGCTGCCGGTGACGGTGTGGTCCTGGCCCGGGTCGCCGAGGTAGCCTTCGGGCGCCGCCGGGGCGGTGGCCGGGTCCCACTTCAGGAACGGCCCGATGTTGCTCTTGAGCGCCGTGGAGAAGTTGCCGACGGCGGGGGAGATGTCCTCGACGAGCTTGCCTCCGCCGGTGCCGTCGGTGTCGATGGTGATGGTGCCGTAGGGGTGCTGGAATGTCAGGGTGGCGTTGGCGGGTCCGCCCTTGACCACGATGCGCTGCCGGCCGAAGACGATCTGGTCGCCTTGGGTGACCGTGTTGGCGAAAGCTGCTTCCAGGCCAAGGACCAGGACGGCGCGGCCACCGCCGGGAAGGGTCAGTTCGGAGCTGGCGAGCATGTAGAACGCCTCTTCCGGGAAGTTGTCCGGGAAGGAAATGGGTGCGGTCT contains these protein-coding regions:
- the mnhG gene encoding monovalent cation/H(+) antiporter subunit G; this translates as MSPEPNAVDAVIDAVSAVFMVLGALMSLAAAIGLLRFPDLMSRMHAATKPQVLGLFLLLAAVGLQLRTWWVWPVLAVAWIFQLLTVPVSAHMVGRAGYRTKHLHKELLSTDELEAVVVKAAKAAREEEEDDGGNHPSS
- a CDS encoding monovalent cation/H+ antiporter complex subunit F, coding for MMELVLTVTAVALALAAAGAIIRIARGPSLLDRVLAADVLLAILGAALCIDMAVNRHLNNLMLVVAISVIGFIGSVTVARFVADRRGQPNES
- a CDS encoding helix-turn-helix transcriptional regulator, whose translation is MPIVVRIDVELAKRKMSVGEFADRIGLTPANVAVLKNGRAKAVRFSTLEAMCKVLGCQPGDLLEWVED
- a CDS encoding DUF2975 domain-containing protein — encoded protein: MHKTNLAVTALRILLVMAFALLLVFQTLSLPGQFAHMAQENPADAPLQWPLTVFAVVEVACVQVVIVSTWKLLTMVKRDRIFSKAALAWVDAIVWAVLTAWVLLAGLFLFIVLNADDPGVPMMLMLMLVGGAVIGLLMVVMRALLRQATALRTDMEAVI